GGCATTTTCTCCATGAGATACTTGCGGCCCTGTTCGTGAGCGTAAGTCCAGCCTGCGTCGCCGACCGGCCCGATGTACACGAACGCCACCTTCATCTTCTCCGGGGCTGCCGGCGCCGCCGGCTTCTTATCGCCGCCGCCGCAGCCTCCCAGCACCAGCGCGGCCGTAAAAACCAAAGCCAGAGCCAGAATAACGTACCTGTTCTTCATTCCCGATTTGACCTCCCTGTTCGTGTTTTACGACATGGAAAAGCATTACTAGACAACGATTCACCGCGTGGGCACATTCCCCCTGCTCGCCCCAGGAAAAAATACAACTTTTTTTTGCGCCGCGAACACCGCCCTGAGAGCGGCGGCGGGACGCCCCGATCCTACAGCGCCTCGAACGAATTCTTCACGAAATAAAACAGATTCTCCAGTTTGGCTGTCGGCGTAAACACCCTCATATCGACAGGCTTCGTCAATTGCTCGGCCAGATCCTTGGCCATCGGCGGCAACGCCAGGAAACTGACCGTCGAACGGTGCACCGCGCCCGCCAGCGGCGTCAGCAGCGGCTCAGCGTGCGCCGGCTCGCGGCTGACCGCGTACAAGCCGTAATCGTACTTCGCCAGCTCCTGCGCCTCCGCCGGCACGCACCCCTGCGAGCCGCCGTCCGGGCCTTTCCCGCCCGTCACCAGCAGCACCGGAGCGTCATACGACGCCAGCCAGTCGGCCGCTCCCTGCAGCAGCGCCGGGCCAAACCCGTCCGCAGCAAGCCTCACGAACGAACCGGCGGCCCGGTAATCCGTCAGCAACAGCGGCTTCACCCGCGGGCCATCGTCGAGATACAAGGCCCCGCCTGCGGCCGATTCGCCGGTCGAACACACCGGCGCCGTAATATTAGCGAGCCCGTTCAAAGCTGCCCCGGCGCGCAACTGTTTGTACTCCAGCGGCGACGGCTCCAGAGCCGTGACCGCCACCCCGTTCTGTGCGGCCAGGAAAGAATAATAACCGTTGCCCGCCCCCACTTCCAGCAAATACTCCAGATACGGAAGCAGCCGCAGCACCAGCAGCGTCTCCCCCGCCTCCGACACGCCCCGCGCCAGCGGCTCCCAGTCGCCCCAGCCGTCGGTAATGAGATCGAACCCGAACAGCGTCCTGCAGGCGATACTCTCAGTACGCGACAAACCGACCGGCCCGTTCAGCACCGGGCTGTCCAGCGGCCACTGCCGCCCGTAGCCGGTACGGCGCAGCAGCGTCCGCACCAGCCGTTCACCCGTCCCGGCGGTGTCGTCATAGTCATGCCAGCACAACTGCAGACAGACAACCTTCCAAATCCGCCGGTAATTCTCCGACCAACGGTCGTCAGTCAGACGGGCGCAGACCTGTCCGTGATAATAGTCTATCTCGCCGAGCAGATACTCATTACGGGCCAGAAAACTCATCAGAACCTCTCCCGAAAAAATTCGCCAGTCGCGGCCCCCTAAATCAGCCCAACCTGCAAAGCACGCCGACGAAAGAGGCAAACGACACCCACGCAGCCGCCAAAACACCGTAAGGCACCAGGCTAACCGCCAGGGCCAGCCTCCTTCTCCCCCGCGCCCTAAGCCTTCTCGTCACGAAATTGAACACAACCACCGCGACGGGGTATACGGCCAGATACGCCCAGAACAAAGCGGCCGCAACCTGCGGCGTCTTTGCGCTATCGCCGATCATCTTCCCCAGGAAATAAGCTAAATAAGCATACGGGAAAATCAACAGCCAACTCAGTCCCTCGGACACCCGGCTCATCCCATCCCCGCTTTCCCGTCCGCTCGCGTTAATTCGTCGAAATCCGACACCAATAATTACTACACACACGCCGCGTATTCCTTCCAACAACTGCCGAAATCGGCCCGCCCCTCTCGCCGCTAAAAAAATTCCCCCTCGCCAAAATCACCCTTGCCGGCCATGAATAAACAGTATAAAATGGTAAATAGTAATATTACTATTTGGGAGAATTATTATGAACGACTTTCTGCACCTCCTGCGGAGCAAAGGCTTCAAGCTTACCCCGCAGCGGCGCGCCGTCATAGCCGCCCTGCAGGCCTGCGCCCCCTTCCCCACCGCGCAGGAAATCCACAGCCACGTCAAAAGCCAGGCTCCCGACGTCAGCCTCGACACCGTATACCGCAACCTCACCCTCCTCATCCGCCTCGGCATCGTCAACCAGGTCAACCTGCCGGGCCGCGGCGGCAGCGTCTTCGAAATCGTCGCCGACAACCACCATCATCATCTCATCTGCCTCGTCTGCGGACAGGCCGAGTGCATCGACTATTGCCCCGTAATCCCCCAGGAAATCGCCCAGGCTGCAGAACGCGGCTTCACCGTCGTCTCCCATTCCCTCGAATTCTACGGTTACTGCCGCGCCTGCCGTCCCGCAGGCTGAAAAAACAGGAGGCTTCCCATGAACCGGCTTCAAAAACATTGCCTAATCGGCGCCCTGTCCCTCATCCTCGCCCTCACCCTCGGCTGCGGCGCCAAAACCGGCGCCCCCTCACCGACGGCCCCGTCCGCCAAAATCAAAGTCGTCGCCTCCGTTTACCCCGTCTACGAATTCACCCGTCAGGTAGGCGGCGACAAAATCGACCTTTCCCAGCTCATGCCGCCGGGCGCCGAGCCCCACGACTGGGAACCCACCGCCAAAGAAATCGTCGCCATCCGGGCAGCGCGCCTCTTCCTCTACCACGGCGCCGGCTTCGAAACCATCGGCAAACTCCTCACCGCCGAAACCCTCGGCGCCACTAAGGCCGTCGCCGTCAGCCAGGGAATCCCGCTGCTCAAACCAGCGGAAGACGACGGCCACGGCCACGACCACGGCAGCGGCGACAAAAACGCCAAACCCCGCGACGCCCATACCGACGCCCATATGTGGCTCGACCCGCTCCTCGCCCAGAAAGAAGTCGAAGCCATCGCCGCCGCCCTCGCCGCCGCCGACCCCCCGAACGCCGACTACTACCGCCAAAACGCCGCCGGCTATATCCGCGAACTCGCCAAGCTCGACACGGAATACCAGACCGCCCTCGCCGGACTGCCCCGCCGCGAAATCGTCACAAGCCACGCCGCCTTCGGCTACCTGGTCGCACGCTACGGCCTCAAGCAACTGCCGATCATGGGCCTCTCCCCCGACAGCGAACCCACCCCCGACAAAATGGCCTCGGTCGTCAAATTCTGCCGCGAGCACCAAGTCAAATACATCTTCTTCGAAACGCTCGTCAGCCCCAGGCTGGCCGAAACCATCGCCCGCGAAACCGGCGCAAGCCTCCTCGTCCTCAACCCGGTCGAAAACCTCACCCCCGAAGAAGCGCAGCAGGGCAAAAACTACCTTGGCATCATGCGCGACAACCTCACCAATCTGAACAAAGCCCTCAGCCAATAAAAAACGGCACGCGAGCGCGTGCCGTTTTTTCTTCACCCTAATCGACGATAAAAAGCTTCGCTCCCGTCGCCGTCGAAGACCGGTGCGGATTGGCCCCGTCCGCCACCTGGTAGCTCGTCCCCGCCGGCAGCGTAAACTTCCGGCCGTCGTCC
The sequence above is a segment of the Sporomusaceae bacterium genome. Coding sequences within it:
- a CDS encoding Fur family transcriptional regulator gives rise to the protein MNDFLHLLRSKGFKLTPQRRAVIAALQACAPFPTAQEIHSHVKSQAPDVSLDTVYRNLTLLIRLGIVNQVNLPGRGGSVFEIVADNHHHHLICLVCGQAECIDYCPVIPQEIAQAAERGFTVVSHSLEFYGYCRACRPAG
- a CDS encoding metal ABC transporter substrate-binding protein; the encoded protein is MNRLQKHCLIGALSLILALTLGCGAKTGAPSPTAPSAKIKVVASVYPVYEFTRQVGGDKIDLSQLMPPGAEPHDWEPTAKEIVAIRAARLFLYHGAGFETIGKLLTAETLGATKAVAVSQGIPLLKPAEDDGHGHDHGSGDKNAKPRDAHTDAHMWLDPLLAQKEVEAIAAALAAADPPNADYYRQNAAGYIRELAKLDTEYQTALAGLPRREIVTSHAAFGYLVARYGLKQLPIMGLSPDSEPTPDKMASVVKFCREHQVKYIFFETLVSPRLAETIARETGASLLVLNPVENLTPEEAQQGKNYLGIMRDNLTNLNKALSQ